A segment of the Labrus mixtus chromosome 15, fLabMix1.1, whole genome shotgun sequence genome:
GACGAGCTGAGGGCAGAAACATCAACCTGCCCTGGAACAAGGTgcttactcctcctcctcttcctcctccttctcttcctcctcctcctcttcctcctcttcctcttcctcctcttcctcctcctcttcctcttcctcctcttcctcctcctcttccttctcttcctcctcctcttccttctcttcctcctcctcctcctcctcctcctcctcctcttcctcctccttctcttcctcttcctcctcatcctcttcctcttcctcctcttccttctcttccccttcctcctcttcctcctccttctcttcctcctcctcctcttccttctcttcctcctcttcctcctcctcttccttctcctcctactcttccttctcttcctcctcctcttcctcttcctcctcctcctcctcctcttcctcttcctcctcttccttctcttcctcctcctcttcctcttcctcctcttccttctcctcctcctcctcttcctcctcctcttccttctcctcctcctcctcttcctcctcctcttccttctcttcctcctcctcttccttctcctcctcctcctcctccccctcttcttccttctcttcctcctccttttcctcctcttcctcttcctcctccttctcttcctcctcctcttccttgtcttcctcctcctccccctcttcctcctcctcctcttcctcctcttcctcctccttctcttccgcctcctccttctcttcctcctcttccttctcttcctcctcctcctcttcctcctcctcttcctcttcctcctcttccttctcctcctcctcctcttccttctcttcctcctcctcttcctcttcctcctcttccttctcctcctcctcttcttcctcctcctcttcctcctcttcctcttcctcctcttccttctcctcctcctcttcttcctcctcctcttcctcctcttcctcttcctcctcttccttctcctcctcctcttcctcctcctcttcctcctcgttcattgaaaattaaaaaaaatctaatgatggagacaggaagtgatgatctgactgtttcctgtcttcctctctggtGTGTCTCTCCTTCAGACGGGAATGACCGACGCTGATTACATCGCTTCTTTTCAACAGCTGTTGCTACCTGTAGCCCACGAGGTAACTTCTCGTCTTTAATTACCAAACGAAGGCAGGCACACTGTCGAAACTTCAAACATTAGAGGTCGCCtatgtttttgtgaaatagACCGTGTGCCGGAGTTTGATCATTCTTCTCCTGCACACCTGTCatatgaaataaattaaatctgtAAAGCTTCTGTACTTCGTGATTCTATGCATCATTAAAATCACAGAGATGTTATAAAATGTGTGACTGAACTGTATATGTGATATTTtatcatatttgtgtgtgttcagtttcaGCCTCAGCTGGTCCTGGTCTCTGCCGGGTTTGATGCTGCACTCGGAGATCAGAAGGTAAAACAGATCTCAGATCAGAGTCAAGAAGAATTAttcattcaacatgttttttaatatatgactctgtgtgtgtgttcagggggaGATGTGTGTGACTCCTCAGTGTTTCCACGTCCTCACTCACATGTTGATGAGTTTGGCAGAAGGTCGACTCGTTCTCGCTCTCGAGGTAAAACTTTTGTTACACAACCTCCAACATGAAGAGTTCAGCTTTAACAAGTAATTTTACTCTTCTGCTCTACAGTTATTTGACTGTTctactttgtgtgtctgtgcagggaGGTTATAACCTGCAGGCgacagcagagggcgctgcagCCTGTGtcagagctctgctgggagGAGCCTGTCCTCCTCTTACTCCGCCCACCGCTCCGTCCGACAGGTAACATGTTAAACACCTGAGGCATTGGGCTCAACTTTAAAAATTACAGATTTATAACcacctgtctcactctctctctctgtctctctcccagtGCTCTCCAGTCGATCTCTCAGACCGTCTCTGCTCTGTATCCATACTGGGCCTCCTTGCAGACCCTCGGTAAGAAAACGTGACTGAGGTTGGCAAAGTTTTCAGCACTCAGATACTGACAATCAGATTAATGATTAACGGTATGAAAAAGGTCTGAAGCTTCAAAATAATCAGTTTCATCAGACAGCTTTGTAGGGGAGGGATGAATCTATCAAAAACTGTAAGCAGGCAAATATGTTGGGTAGCAAGCAAATTTGAGCAATTTAGACAGTTTGCAGGAATTTGCctgcatgttttgattttaaaaaatctataaatTACCAACCATTGGgtgtctatttttgttgctttagtATCACCAAGGCATCGACAACATCGTAACAAACCCTTCTCTGTTATGCAGATCATAAACGTCCTTCAAAGAGAGCGTTTGGTGTGTTTTggtaaataaatgcattatggCGAAAGTACATAATGTACCTCAAGGCTCCATACTAGAGCcattgttttttccctttttacatCAGGGATCTCCCGTCTGTATTTGATGCAGAAATgataataattacattttctcaaAGGAGAGATGAGCTCTGAAATAAGGGGtctcaaacataaacacaaaatatattatATCAGATCCAGCTGTGTTTCATTAATTAAAACTTAAATCTTTCCAAATGTTGATGCAACGGTCAAACATTAGTCATGGTTTAGCTAGTTTATGACAAAGGTTTTAACGTGTAATCAGTAGACTCTTCTGAATGTTGGATGTcgtttttataatttaatctGTTGCATGACGGCGCTGTGTGATCACAGTGTTTGTTACTTCCTgttctcttcctgtttcctgtgcaGAGGGCGGTCCGTTGTCCGAGGGGCATGTCATCAGAGCACCTATCAATGAGCAGAGCACGAAACCGTCCAGCCCCGCCCCCTCCGTTACCACGACAACAGGTCTGGTTTATGACGAGAGGATGATGGAGCACATGAACATGTGGGACAGGTGAGTTACCTGAAATGAGGTGATGTGTGGGGGTAAAGGTTTGACTCAACAGTCATGTGACtcgctctctctgcagacatcaTCCTGAACAGCCTCAGAGAATCTCTAAGATCTTCTCCAAACATCAGCAGCTGGGATTGGTCAAACGTTGCCAACGGATACCAGCTCGTCTAGcaacagaggaggagctggccAGGTGTCACAGGTATGCATCGTTAATTTTTGATTTTGTAACCATATTTGTGCGCACATTGAAGGAGTTTTACGATTAAATCAGATtaatgaaatctgatattttaaatgtaatcagACATGtgatttctgtctgtctgtgtgtgtgtgtgtgtgtgtgtgtgtgtgtgtgtgtgtagtgtgcagcACATTGAGCAGATGAAGGCCACAGCAGGGATGAAGCCCAGAGATCTGAACAAACTGGGAAACGAGTTTAACTCGATCTTCTTCAACAACCAGAGCTTCACGTCCGCTCTGCTGGCTGCAGGAAGCTGCTTCAACGCTGTGGAGAGCATCCtcacaggacaggtaacacacaggacaggtaacacacaggacaggtaacacacaggacaggtaacacacaggacaggtaacacacaagacaggtaacacacaggacaggtaacacacaggacaggtaacacaaggacaggtaacacaggacaggtaacacaaaggacaggtaacacacaggacaggtaacacagaaCAGGTAACACAaaggacaggtaacacaaaggacaggtaacacacaggacaggtaacacaggacaggtaacacaaaggacaggtaacacacaggacaggtaacacaaggacaggtaacacacaggacaggtaacacacaagacaggtaacacacaggacaggtaacacaaggacaggtaacacacaggacaggtaacacacaagacaggtaacacacaggacaggtaacacacaagacaggtaacacacaggacaggtaacacaaggacaggtaacacacaggacaggtaacacacaggacaggtaacacacagaaCAGGTAacacaggacaggtaacacaaaggacaggtaacacacaggacaggtaacacacaggacaggtaacacaaggacaggtaacacaggacaggtaacacaaaggacaggtaacacacaggacaggtaacacacaagACAGGTGACACACAGGACAGGTgacacacaggacaggtaacacaggacaggtaacacacaagacaggtaacacacaggacaggtaacacacaagacaggtaacacacaggacaggtaacacaaggacaggtaacacaggacaggtaacacaaaggacaggtaacacacaggacaggtaacacaaaggacaggtaacacacagggcaggtaacacacaggacaggtaacacagaaCAGGTAACACAaaggacaggtaacacaaaggacaggtaacacacaggacaggtaacacaggacaggtaacacaaaggacaggtaacacacaggacaggtaacacaaggacaggtaacacacaggacaggtaacacacaggacaggtaacacaaggacaggtaacacaaaggacaggtaacacacaagACAGGTAACACaaaggacaggtaacacacaagacaggtaacacacaggacaggtaacacaaggacaggtaacacaaaggacaggtaacacacaagacaggtaacacacaggacaggtaacacaaggacaggtaacacacaggacaggtaacacacaagacaggtaacacacaggacaggtaacacacaagacaggtaacacacaggacaggtaacacaaggacaggtaacacacaggacaggtaacacacaggacaggtaacacacagaaCAGGTAacacaggacaggtaacacaaaggacaggtaacacacaggacaggtaacacacaggacaggtaacacaaggacaggtaacacaggacaggtaacacaaaggacaggtaacacacaggacaggtaacacacaagACAGGTGACACACAGGACAGGTGACACACAGGACAGGTgacacacaggacaggtaacacacaggacaggtaacacacaggacaggtaacacacttCATCACTTCCTCTGTCCAGGTGAGTAACGGTGTGGCGATCGTTCGTCCTCCTGGTCATCATGCTGAGAGAGACTCTCCCTGCggtttctgtctcttcaacACCGCAGCGCTCGCTGCTCGCCACGCTCAGAAAATTTCCCAGGGTGCACCGCTGCGAGTCCTAATCCTGGACTGGGACGTTCACCACGGCAACGGGACACAGCACATGTTTGAAGACGATGACAGGTGAGGAGGAGTCTTGATGTAAgtgaacataaaataaaaaaataaattgaccAAACATCTGGATGGACTCTCTCTCCAGCGTCCTCTACATCTCCCTCCATCGCTATGACAACGGGACATTCTTCCCGTCGTCAGTGGACGCAGCCCCAAACAGGGTTGGCGTGTCCAAGGGGGCGGGGTTTAATGTGAACGTGGCGTGGAGCGGAGGGAGGATGGGCGACTCAGACTACCTCGCTGCCTTTCACCGAGTCATTATGCCGATCGCCAccgaggtaacacacacacaaacacacacacacacacactcattagaCCAGAcagagctctctgattggtcgatcCTTTGTGCAGTTTAACCCCGGCCTGGTTCTGGTGTCGGCCGGGTTCGATGCAGCTCGCGGGGATCCGCTCGGTGGATATAACGTGACTCCAGAGGGATACGCCCACTTTACACACCAGCTGATGTCACTGGCTGGGGGGCGGGTCCTAGTCATActggaggtacacacacacacacactcacacacacacacacacacacacacacataaacactcacacacacacacacacacacacacacacacaaacaaacacacacacataaacactcacacacacacacacacacataaacactcacacacacacacacacacacacacaaacaaacacacacacacacacacacacacacacacacacacacaggtgtaatGGTTACTGATGTTTGTATTTCAGGGCGGTTATAATCTGACGTCCATCTCTGACTCCATGGCGATGTGCACCAGCGTGTTGCTAGGagactctcctccctccttagTGAcgcctctccctcctccccatcaCAGcgccatggcaacgataaaccaAGTGATCCGACACCACGCCCCCTACTGGAGGTCCCTGAGGATACAGAGTCAGTAGTTACTCTAAATTGattcattatgttttttatttgttcctgtTGAGTTTAATTTAATCACATTTCTTTTAGTTCCAGAGTCTCTGCGGGCATCCCTGCCCTCACCAAAGCATCGTGGGAAACGTAGTTCCAAAGGAAAAGGCAGGAAGTCAGATCAGAGCAATGCAGACAGACCACCTCTGCCCCCTACAGGACGGGAGGACTCAAcggtaaaaacacaaacaatacaagatggaaaataaatgaactaacttttattttatctttttttttttttctcatccaaTCAGACGGAGCACAGTCTGGATCAGCTCACTCAGGGATTGGCCGGTTTGGACCTCAGCCATAACTCAGCCATTCACAGCCCTGTCACGTCCACACCAGTGGGCGGGGCCAGGCCGAAGGTCCGCACCAGCCCAGAGAAGGTCACCTGTGGAGGTGAAGTGAAGACGGAGTCAGATGAA
Coding sequences within it:
- the hdac6 gene encoding histone deacetylase 6 isoform X2, which gives rise to MERSGEEEELNDRLQTLDLSCRSAASGTGVVYSEFFTHHKNLWEPSHPESPDRVKSIMEELQRQELLSHCTTVQPREATEEELLLTHTKQYVDLMKSTQTMTEDDLHTLSDKYDSVYLHPETFQVCVSAVGSVLQLVDQVMTSELRNGFAVIRPPGHHAQSDQANGFCVFNNVAIAARYARTTHSVSRVLIVDWDVHHGQGIQYLFQDDPSVLYFSVHRHEGGAFWPHLPESDSLSVGGGRAEGRNINLPWNKTGMTDADYIASFQQLLLPVAHEFQPQLVLVSAGFDAALGDQKGEMCVTPQCFHVLTHMLMSLAEGRLVLALEGGYNLQATAEGAAACVRALLGGACPPLTPPTAPSDSALQSISQTVSALYPYWASLQTLEGGPLSEGHVIRAPINEQSTKPSSPAPSVTTTTGLVYDERMMEHMNMWDRHHPEQPQRISKIFSKHQQLGLVKRCQRIPARLATEEELARCHSVQHIEQMKATAGMKPRDLNKLGNEFNSIFFNNQSFTSALLAAGSCFNAVESILTGQVSNGVAIVRPPGHHAERDSPCGFCLFNTAALAARHAQKISQGAPLRVLILDWDVHHGNGTQHMFEDDDSVLYISLHRYDNGTFFPSSVDAAPNRVGVSKGAGFNVNVAWSGGRMGDSDYLAAFHRVIMPIATEFNPGLVLVSAGFDAARGDPLGGYNVTPEGYAHFTHQLMSLAGGRVLVILEGGYNLTSISDSMAMCTSVLLGDSPPSLVTPLPPPHHSAMATINQVIRHHAPYWRSLRIQIPESLRASLPSPKHRGKRSSKGKGRKSDQSNADRPPLPPTGREDSTTEHSLDQLTQGLAGLDLSHNSAIHSPVTSTPVGGARPKVRTSPEKVTCGGEVKTESDEVTPEQSQSGESPQPQPQVIRTF
- the hdac6 gene encoding histone deacetylase 6 isoform X1, with protein sequence MQSGSDPPGPGLKSVRRSPRLSPQCSSSGKGAEEKKGGSSLQEVKRRGRMERSGEEEELNDRLQTLDLSCRSAASGTGVVYSEFFTHHKNLWEPSHPESPDRVKSIMEELQRQELLSHCTTVQPREATEEELLLTHTKQYVDLMKSTQTMTEDDLHTLSDKYDSVYLHPETFQVCVSAVGSVLQLVDQVMTSELRNGFAVIRPPGHHAQSDQANGFCVFNNVAIAARYARTTHSVSRVLIVDWDVHHGQGIQYLFQDDPSVLYFSVHRHEGGAFWPHLPESDSLSVGGGRAEGRNINLPWNKTGMTDADYIASFQQLLLPVAHEFQPQLVLVSAGFDAALGDQKGEMCVTPQCFHVLTHMLMSLAEGRLVLALEGGYNLQATAEGAAACVRALLGGACPPLTPPTAPSDSALQSISQTVSALYPYWASLQTLEGGPLSEGHVIRAPINEQSTKPSSPAPSVTTTTGLVYDERMMEHMNMWDRHHPEQPQRISKIFSKHQQLGLVKRCQRIPARLATEEELARCHSVQHIEQMKATAGMKPRDLNKLGNEFNSIFFNNQSFTSALLAAGSCFNAVESILTGQVSNGVAIVRPPGHHAERDSPCGFCLFNTAALAARHAQKISQGAPLRVLILDWDVHHGNGTQHMFEDDDSVLYISLHRYDNGTFFPSSVDAAPNRVGVSKGAGFNVNVAWSGGRMGDSDYLAAFHRVIMPIATEFNPGLVLVSAGFDAARGDPLGGYNVTPEGYAHFTHQLMSLAGGRVLVILEGGYNLTSISDSMAMCTSVLLGDSPPSLVTPLPPPHHSAMATINQVIRHHAPYWRSLRIQIPESLRASLPSPKHRGKRSSKGKGRKSDQSNADRPPLPPTGREDSTTEHSLDQLTQGLAGLDLSHNSAIHSPVTSTPVGGARPKVRTSPEKVTCGGEVKTESDEVTPEQSQSGESPQPQPQVIRTF